The Amycolatopsis nigrescens CSC17Ta-90 genomic interval CCATCGTCCCGGTCGACGGCGGCACCGCCACGACCGCATCGGGTACCTAGGCGTCGGGTCTCAACGGGGTACCAGCAGTACCTCCCTTCGCCCGCGGACAGGGCCTATGGTGAAGGGGTGGCCATGATCGATCTGCGCACTGAGATCAAGGAATTCCTGGGCTCGCGTCGCGCGCGGATCGCGCCCGAGCGGGCCGGGCTGCCCGCCTACGGCGGCAACCGCCGGGTCAAAGGTCTGCGTCGCGAAGAGGTAGCTCTACTAGCAGGGGTATCGGTCGACTACTACGTGCGTATGGAGCGCGGCAGCCTCGCCGGCGCCTCCGACGGGGTGCTCGACGCGTTGGCCTCTGCCTTGCAACTTGACGAGGCCGAGCGCGATCACCTATTCCACCTTGCGCGGCAGTCCAGGGCGCCCAGCGGTCCACGCCGCCAGCGACCCGCCGTAACGGTGCGTCCGGCGCTTCAGCAGGTGCTTGACGCCATCACCGATGCGCCGGCGTGGATTTGCAACGTCCGTTATGACGTGCTGGCCATGAATCAACTTGCCCGCGCGCTGTATTCACCGGTGCTGGCCGACACGCGACGGCCGGCGAACACTGCGCGGTTCGTGTATCTAGATCCCGAATCGGCA includes:
- a CDS encoding helix-turn-helix transcriptional regulator, with product MAMIDLRTEIKEFLGSRRARIAPERAGLPAYGGNRRVKGLRREEVALLAGVSVDYYVRMERGSLAGASDGVLDALASALQLDEAERDHLFHLARQSRAPSGPRRQRPAVTVRPALQQVLDAITDAPAWICNVRYDVLAMNQLARALYSPVLADTRRPANTARFVYLDPESAETFFVDYDQIACDVAAKLRMEAGRNPHDEELIALVGELSTRSELFRQRWASQDVRLHRSGRKRVHHPVVGQLDLDVESMELPAEPGLHLTVYTAPAGTATADGLALLASWAASQGKRSELQY